The following are encoded in a window of Polynucleobacter sp. AP-Kolm-20A-A1 genomic DNA:
- a CDS encoding cytochrome b/b6 domain-containing protein — MKKIIRVWDLPIRVFHWLLVLCIIGSIISVNLGGNAIEWHAYFGYSILTLLAFRIIWGFIGSKHARFASFLPNKKAILDYLQGSAPRVLGHNPVGALSVFALLFALIVQVTTGLFVDDEIAFQGPLAKYVSSSLASFLSEIHEGNQVVIYTLITIHIAAIWYYNKFKGENLIKPMISGDKEIDPSEEANYSPADLGQASKDGVLQRGFALLLLSVIAVVVGYFITK; from the coding sequence ATGAAGAAAATTATTCGCGTCTGGGATTTGCCAATCCGTGTATTCCACTGGTTGCTGGTGCTTTGTATTATCGGCAGCATTATTAGCGTCAATCTGGGAGGTAATGCGATTGAATGGCATGCCTATTTTGGCTACAGTATTTTGACCTTATTGGCATTTCGTATTATCTGGGGTTTTATTGGGTCTAAGCATGCACGTTTTGCTTCCTTCCTTCCCAATAAAAAAGCAATTCTGGATTATTTGCAAGGTAGCGCGCCTCGTGTGCTTGGGCACAATCCAGTGGGTGCGTTGTCTGTATTTGCTTTGCTATTCGCTTTAATTGTGCAGGTCACCACTGGCTTATTTGTTGATGATGAAATTGCTTTTCAGGGGCCCTTGGCAAAATACGTGTCAAGCTCATTAGCGTCATTTCTATCTGAGATTCACGAAGGAAATCAGGTGGTGATTTATACCTTAATCACTATTCATATTGCCGCTATTTGGTATTACAACAAATTCAAAGGTGAAAACCTGATTAAGCCCATGATCAGTGGCGACAAAGAAATTGACCCAAGCGAAGAGGCAAATTATTCGCCAGCTGACTTGGGTCAAGCCTCCAAGGATGGAGTGCTACAGCGCGGTTTTGCTTTGTTGCTTTTGAGTGTGATCGCGGTAGTGGTGGGTTATTTCATTACGAAGTAA
- a CDS encoding 3-hydroxyacyl-CoA dehydrogenase family protein — MLFTPAETKVVIVGGGTMGADVAAVCARGGCAVQVVEPTTERRALLPDYFANTMADLGYESRVHLLTVAGSLEEVDWADIDLVIECIPERLDIKQELFAKLEKYAKPEAVLASNSTSFPISAIAKDLKTAARMIGLHFFMPAHLVPCVEVVYGERTSPMVGESLSRLMTACGMVPVTVKKDLPGFLANRLQHALSREAFSMVDAGICTPEDIDKAVRFGFGFRYIAAGPAMQRDHAGLEVHGAGGATIYPTLNNSPTIAKCLSDRIESGKFGMKTGEGFFPWTAETIKAERERYQEALRAGLKIIQKELPEIK; from the coding sequence ATGTTGTTTACCCCAGCTGAAACCAAGGTGGTGATCGTAGGTGGCGGCACTATGGGCGCCGATGTTGCCGCTGTATGCGCGCGCGGAGGATGCGCGGTGCAAGTGGTGGAGCCTACAACAGAGCGTAGAGCCCTCTTGCCAGATTATTTTGCCAACACTATGGCCGACCTTGGCTATGAAAGTCGCGTTCATTTATTAACAGTGGCAGGGTCTCTTGAAGAGGTTGATTGGGCGGATATTGATCTAGTTATAGAATGCATCCCAGAGCGCTTGGATATCAAGCAGGAGTTATTTGCCAAGCTAGAAAAATATGCAAAACCTGAAGCGGTCTTGGCTAGTAATAGCACGAGTTTTCCGATTAGCGCAATTGCAAAAGATCTCAAAACAGCAGCGCGCATGATTGGCTTACATTTCTTTATGCCAGCACATTTAGTGCCTTGTGTCGAAGTAGTTTATGGTGAAAGAACTTCTCCAATGGTAGGTGAAAGCTTGTCGCGCTTGATGACTGCTTGTGGCATGGTTCCAGTGACCGTTAAAAAAGATTTGCCTGGGTTCTTAGCTAATCGCCTACAGCATGCCTTATCTCGTGAAGCTTTCTCTATGGTGGATGCGGGCATTTGCACACCAGAGGATATTGATAAGGCAGTTCGTTTTGGTTTTGGTTTCCGCTATATCGCCGCTGGACCAGCTATGCAGCGCGACCACGCAGGTCTTGAGGTACATGGTGCTGGGGGCGCAACTATTTACCCCACATTGAATAATTCTCCAACGATTGCCAAGTGCTTAAGTGATCGCATAGAGAGTGGAAAATTTGGTATGAAAACAGGTGAAGGCTTTTTCCCGTGGACTGCAGAAACCATTAAAGCCGAGCGTGAGCGTTATCAAGAAGCCCTGCGTGCTGGATTAAAGATCATTCAAAAAGAATTGCCTGAGATTAAATAA
- the crcB gene encoding fluoride efflux transporter CrcB, translated as MWLSIFAIFFGAGLGALLRAGFNFLTVGAASVIPLGTLFSNMVGGYLIGIAIAFFGNNPNLSPEWKLFVITGFLGGLTTFSSFSAEVVGFMQRGELSWALGTALLHLVGSLVLTFLGILTYQALK; from the coding sequence ATGTGGCTATCTATCTTTGCAATTTTCTTTGGCGCAGGCCTTGGCGCATTATTGAGAGCGGGCTTTAATTTTTTAACGGTCGGCGCAGCCTCCGTGATCCCATTGGGAACGCTCTTCTCCAACATGGTGGGTGGCTACCTTATTGGCATTGCGATTGCCTTTTTTGGAAACAACCCCAATCTCTCGCCTGAGTGGAAACTTTTTGTGATCACCGGCTTTCTGGGTGGCTTAACCACTTTCTCCAGTTTTTCTGCTGAGGTTGTTGGATTTATGCAGCGTGGCGAACTTAGCTGGGCCCTAGGCACTGCCTTGCTTCACTTGGTGGGCTCGCTAGTATTAACTTTCTTGGGCATCCTTACTTACCAGGCGCTCAAATAA
- a CDS encoding MFS transporter yields the protein MNPSKAFRTLLLYRVGATLSYQITMVAVGWHLYEITNSVVSLGLIGLAELVPYFALALYSGHAVDHYSRKLIAAIACVIHIAVALFLTVIALGWLSPPVPLIYTAVAFIGVGRALLRPSYQALFGQIIPRDQLPRYTAYASSAFQICVVAGPGLGGLMIGFAGLEWTYLLAATCGAFGLYGITFIAAVQEKTGNLSGNFLKSFLEGFHYVRKHELILGIMALDMFAVLFGGAVSILPAFVKEVLNAGPETLGILRAAPAAGAVIMGIYLAKRPILTDSGKHLLISVAGFGATIIAFGLSSNLWLCAFFLFASGCFDAVSVVIRGSIMQLTTPDHMRGRISAINGIFIGSSNELGALESGIAASMMGLVPSIVFGGVATIAIVLITYRLAPHLGKLHLKDIS from the coding sequence ATGAATCCCAGCAAAGCCTTTAGAACCCTACTGCTGTATCGCGTCGGCGCAACTCTCAGCTATCAAATTACGATGGTGGCGGTTGGCTGGCACCTTTACGAGATCACCAATAGCGTTGTATCTCTGGGTCTCATCGGATTGGCAGAGCTAGTTCCCTACTTTGCATTAGCACTGTATTCAGGGCATGCGGTTGATCATTACTCTCGCAAACTCATTGCAGCCATCGCTTGCGTAATTCATATTGCAGTGGCGCTATTTTTAACAGTCATTGCACTGGGTTGGCTATCGCCCCCTGTGCCTTTAATTTATACCGCAGTTGCATTTATCGGAGTGGGTCGCGCGCTATTAAGGCCCTCTTACCAGGCGCTCTTTGGACAAATCATTCCAAGAGATCAGTTACCACGCTACACCGCCTATGCGTCTTCTGCCTTTCAGATTTGCGTAGTAGCGGGTCCAGGTCTGGGCGGCCTGATGATCGGATTTGCTGGCCTCGAATGGACCTACCTACTAGCAGCAACTTGCGGAGCATTCGGTTTATACGGCATCACCTTCATTGCTGCTGTGCAAGAAAAAACTGGCAATCTATCGGGAAACTTTTTAAAGAGTTTTCTAGAGGGCTTTCATTACGTCAGAAAACATGAACTGATTTTGGGGATCATGGCGCTAGATATGTTTGCCGTTCTTTTTGGTGGTGCGGTATCTATTCTTCCTGCATTTGTTAAAGAAGTGCTAAACGCTGGCCCAGAAACCTTGGGTATCTTGCGTGCCGCTCCGGCCGCAGGGGCTGTCATCATGGGTATTTATTTGGCTAAGCGCCCAATCCTGACTGATTCTGGCAAACATCTCTTGATTTCGGTTGCTGGGTTTGGCGCCACAATTATTGCTTTTGGACTATCAAGCAACCTTTGGCTCTGTGCATTTTTCTTATTCGCCTCAGGATGTTTTGACGCAGTATCAGTTGTTATTCGCGGCAGCATCATGCAGCTGACAACACCCGATCATATGCGCGGCAGAATCAGTGCGATTAATGGCATCTTTATTGGCTCTTCGAATGAATTAGGTGCGCTTGAGTCCGGCATCGCAGCCAGCATGATGGGCTTAGTGCCCTCCATTGTGTTTGGCGGTGTCGCAACGATCGCTATTGTGCTTATCACTTACCGACTTGCACCACACTTAGGCAAGTTACACCTAAAAGACATTTCCTGA
- the ygiD gene encoding 4,5-DOPA dioxygenase extradiol yields MTSHRQPAIFAGHGSPMYAIEPNRYTAAWSALGKSLKRPDAILVISAHWVTRGVWVTAMPRPKTIHDFGGFPQALFDIQYPAPGSPALADRVQELLSVPVVLEENEWGIDHGAWSVLKYLYPDADIPVVQLSLDGSMSAREHYELAKQLRPLRDENILILSSGNVVHNLRTIHWQEDAKPYPWASEFNHFFSSEMRANHHDPLIDWEHFGDAAHLSIPTAEHYWPALYTLALQHEDEHAKVYIDGIEMSSISMLGFSIQ; encoded by the coding sequence ATGACTAGCCATCGCCAACCTGCAATATTTGCTGGCCATGGCAGTCCGATGTATGCCATAGAGCCCAACCGTTATACGGCGGCATGGTCAGCTCTAGGTAAGTCATTAAAACGCCCCGATGCAATCTTAGTCATCTCGGCGCATTGGGTAACCCGAGGCGTATGGGTTACAGCAATGCCAAGACCAAAAACAATTCATGACTTTGGTGGCTTTCCACAGGCCTTGTTTGATATCCAATATCCAGCGCCTGGAAGTCCTGCTTTAGCAGATCGCGTACAAGAGTTATTAAGTGTTCCAGTAGTGCTCGAAGAAAATGAGTGGGGCATTGATCATGGTGCATGGTCTGTTCTGAAGTATCTATATCCCGATGCCGATATTCCTGTGGTGCAGCTTAGCCTTGATGGCTCAATGTCAGCTCGTGAACACTATGAGTTAGCTAAACAGTTACGCCCATTGCGCGATGAAAATATTCTGATTCTATCCAGCGGTAATGTGGTGCACAATCTGCGAACCATTCATTGGCAAGAAGATGCCAAGCCTTATCCATGGGCATCAGAGTTCAATCATTTTTTTAGCTCAGAAATGCGCGCTAACCATCATGATCCATTAATCGATTGGGAGCATTTTGGGGATGCTGCGCATCTTTCTATTCCGACGGCCGAGCATTACTGGCCTGCTTTATATACCCTAGCTTTACAACATGAAGACGAGCATGCAAAAGTCTATATTGATGGAATCGAAATGAGTTCAATCAGCATGCTGGGTTTTTCAATTCAATAG
- a CDS encoding TAXI family TRAP transporter solute-binding subunit codes for MKLLKVIALSLSFLCASVSAQNISIATGGTGGVYYPMGGGLASVLSSKVPGMSATAEVTGGSVDNLNLIGTGKPYVGFSMADAAKDAQIGDGKFAGKKVDLRTLVVLYPNLMHVVTVESTGIKSMKDLRGKRISTGAPGSATEVMAFRLLEAAGLDKDKDVKRERLSVAESVNAVKDRKIDAFFWVGGLPTAAVTDLANSPGMKIVMVDTTEEVPAMNKKYGNLYFPTVIPKATYSGMTKDNKVAAVANILVVNANMPDDQAYKITKAIFDNKLDLVRTHQEYMNVSLENQKVKSTPVDFHPGALKYFKEKNVKVN; via the coding sequence ATGAAATTACTAAAAGTCATTGCCTTATCGCTTAGCTTTTTATGCGCAAGCGTTAGCGCCCAAAATATTTCAATTGCAACTGGCGGTACAGGGGGCGTTTATTACCCAATGGGTGGCGGATTAGCCTCTGTACTTTCTAGCAAGGTACCAGGCATGTCGGCTACCGCCGAAGTTACTGGTGGATCCGTTGATAACTTAAATCTTATTGGCACAGGCAAGCCTTACGTTGGCTTCTCCATGGCTGATGCTGCAAAAGATGCTCAAATCGGTGATGGTAAGTTCGCTGGCAAAAAAGTTGACCTACGCACTCTCGTAGTTCTCTATCCAAATTTGATGCACGTAGTGACAGTGGAATCTACCGGCATTAAGTCCATGAAAGACCTTCGGGGTAAGCGCATCAGTACTGGAGCCCCAGGTAGCGCTACTGAAGTGATGGCTTTTAGACTTTTAGAAGCGGCTGGCTTAGACAAAGATAAAGACGTTAAACGTGAGCGTTTGAGCGTTGCTGAGTCCGTTAATGCCGTAAAAGATCGCAAGATTGATGCCTTTTTCTGGGTTGGTGGTCTACCAACAGCGGCCGTAACAGATTTGGCTAATAGCCCAGGCATGAAAATTGTCATGGTAGATACAACTGAAGAAGTGCCAGCAATGAATAAGAAGTATGGCAATCTCTATTTCCCAACAGTAATTCCAAAGGCAACCTATAGCGGTATGACTAAAGACAATAAGGTCGCTGCTGTAGCAAATATCTTAGTAGTTAATGCCAACATGCCGGATGACCAAGCTTACAAAATTACAAAAGCAATTTTTGATAACAAGTTAGATTTGGTTAGAACCCACCAGGAATACATGAATGTCAGCCTGGAAAATCAAAAAGTTAAATCAACCCCGGTGGATTTTCATCCGGGCGCTTTGAAATACTTCAAAGAAAAGAACGTCAAAGTAAATTAA
- a CDS encoding 2-hydroxyacid dehydrogenase has product MIPVNSVLQVGHFPEIMQAEIDRRFTPTRHLDPQAPAPAGNFQAILIRSNTKLPEALIKQIPTIRMVATCGVGYDNLPLSYLKEQGIKASNTPGVLNDAVCELAIGMMLALLRQLPEAQEYVKSTAWSKAPFKLTTTLAGKRVGIVGMGRIGQDLAARLEPFKVNIAYSGPNAKPVPYTYYSSAKDLAAASDILFLACPATPETDKMISAEVLEALGASGYLINIARGNVVDEAALLYALQHKKIAGAALDVFENEPNPNPAFLSLSNVLLTPHIGSATSETRIAMTNLAVDNLEAFFNQKPLPSEVKN; this is encoded by the coding sequence ATGATCCCCGTCAATTCGGTGCTACAGGTCGGCCATTTCCCTGAAATTATGCAGGCAGAAATTGATCGGCGCTTTACCCCAACTCGTCACCTCGATCCTCAAGCCCCTGCGCCAGCTGGAAATTTTCAAGCGATTTTGATTCGCTCGAATACCAAGCTGCCAGAGGCTTTGATTAAACAAATTCCCACCATCCGCATGGTGGCAACTTGTGGCGTTGGCTATGACAACCTCCCTCTGAGCTACCTCAAGGAACAGGGCATTAAAGCAAGCAATACCCCGGGGGTCTTAAACGACGCAGTCTGCGAATTAGCTATTGGCATGATGCTCGCCCTGTTGCGTCAGCTTCCTGAAGCCCAGGAATACGTTAAAAGCACCGCTTGGTCAAAGGCACCTTTCAAACTCACAACCACTCTAGCTGGCAAGCGAGTGGGCATTGTTGGCATGGGTCGAATTGGACAAGATCTTGCGGCACGCCTAGAACCCTTTAAAGTAAATATTGCGTACTCAGGCCCTAATGCAAAGCCAGTACCTTATACGTACTACTCAAGCGCCAAAGACTTGGCCGCTGCCAGTGACATCCTATTTTTAGCTTGCCCAGCAACACCCGAAACAGACAAGATGATCAGTGCCGAAGTTTTGGAGGCTCTTGGAGCGTCTGGTTATTTAATTAATATTGCTAGAGGCAATGTTGTGGATGAAGCCGCCCTTTTATATGCACTGCAACATAAAAAGATCGCTGGAGCAGCCTTAGACGTCTTTGAGAACGAACCCAATCCGAATCCAGCCTTTTTAAGTCTTAGTAATGTACTGTTAACACCACATATCGGCAGCGCTACCTCGGAAACACGGATAGCAATGACGAATTTAGCAGTAGATAATTTAGAGGCCTTCTTTAATCAAAAACCGCTTCCATCGGAAGTTAAAAACTAA
- a CDS encoding cytochrome c — protein sequence MKLQKLILASTAAVLAIGTGSVFAQFKNSEDAIKYRQSAFTVMANSFGKIGAVVKGEAPYNKDEVAKNAAVVATISSLPWQAFGPGTEGGKAQADVWSDNAKFKAAADKMQLAVADLNKAAQSGDLDGIKKSFGAAGATCKGCHDDFKKK from the coding sequence ATGAAATTACAGAAACTCATCTTAGCGAGCACCGCCGCAGTTTTAGCAATTGGCACTGGCTCAGTATTTGCTCAATTTAAAAACTCAGAAGATGCTATTAAGTATCGCCAAAGCGCCTTTACTGTGATGGCCAACTCCTTTGGGAAAATTGGCGCCGTTGTAAAAGGCGAAGCACCGTACAACAAAGATGAAGTTGCTAAGAATGCAGCGGTAGTGGCAACTATCTCTTCTTTACCATGGCAAGCTTTTGGCCCTGGAACTGAAGGTGGAAAAGCGCAAGCTGATGTTTGGTCTGATAACGCCAAGTTCAAGGCAGCAGCTGACAAGATGCAACTAGCTGTAGCGGATCTGAATAAGGCTGCGCAGTCTGGTGATTTAGATGGCATTAAGAAATCATTTGGTGCAGCAGGCGCAACCTGCAAAGGCTGCCACGATGATTTCAAGAAGAAGTAA
- a CDS encoding dihydrodipicolinate synthase family protein: MTISLHPSTLPAVLSPVLTPFKADGSPDAAKLLKQCKWLEANGVGQAIFGTNSEANSMSAPQKMATLTTLIEGGLKPEHMMPGTGATSIDATVNMTRHAVNHKCAGVLMLPPFYYKDVTDDGLFAYFSEVIQKVGSAALQIYIYNIPPVTKINLSLSLLERLAKEYPKTVVGMKDSSGDWAYTESVIKLLAPAGFRVYAGSEVFLMRALRAGGVGCISATANVNPKAIAELAAHWRESDADERQAGLDQVRGVFAKYQMIAGMKTAVAHYSKDPEWLKVRPPLMQLSADQQAQLLSELKAINFSMPGL, encoded by the coding sequence ATGACCATTTCCTTGCACCCTTCCACACTGCCAGCAGTGCTTTCGCCAGTATTGACACCATTTAAAGCAGACGGAAGTCCAGATGCCGCAAAATTATTAAAGCAGTGCAAATGGTTAGAAGCTAATGGTGTTGGGCAAGCAATCTTTGGCACCAATTCTGAAGCCAACTCTATGTCCGCTCCACAAAAGATGGCTACGCTCACCACATTGATCGAGGGCGGCTTAAAACCAGAACACATGATGCCCGGAACAGGTGCCACATCTATTGATGCAACTGTAAATATGACGCGTCACGCAGTGAATCACAAATGCGCTGGCGTTCTCATGCTGCCACCGTTTTATTACAAAGACGTTACTGATGATGGCCTCTTTGCATACTTTTCTGAAGTTATCCAAAAAGTTGGTAGCGCGGCATTACAAATTTATATCTATAACATTCCTCCTGTCACCAAAATTAATCTCAGCCTCTCATTGCTTGAGCGCTTGGCAAAAGAATATCCAAAGACCGTTGTGGGCATGAAAGACAGCTCCGGTGATTGGGCGTATACAGAATCGGTCATTAAGTTGCTAGCTCCTGCTGGCTTCCGCGTTTATGCCGGTAGTGAAGTATTCCTCATGCGTGCCTTGCGCGCCGGTGGTGTAGGCTGTATTTCTGCCACAGCAAACGTGAACCCGAAAGCGATTGCCGAGTTAGCCGCGCACTGGAGAGAGTCTGATGCTGACGAACGACAAGCGGGCTTAGATCAAGTTCGCGGAGTTTTTGCGAAGTATCAAATGATTGCCGGTATGAAAACAGCGGTTGCACATTACAGCAAAGATCCTGAGTGGCTTAAAGTGCGTCCACCATTGATGCAGTTAAGCGCAGATCAACAAGCTCAGTTACTGAGCGAGTTGAAAGCAATTAATTTCAGCATGCCTGGCCTTTAA
- a CDS encoding site-2 protease family protein — protein sequence MITDYSIQAVAINAIPLIFAITIHEAAHGFAARKFGDNTAYMLGRVSLNPAKHIDPVGTILIPLALILTGSPFLVGYAKPVPVNFGRLRNPRIDSIWVALAGPGSNFIQALIWLILLIVLVGFGVNEKFLISMSQAGITWNLGLLVFNLFPLPPLDGGCILASLLPARQSIALGRLEPWGFFIVLALVFTGVIGALWMQPLMSFFEWLILMLTTPLRMMF from the coding sequence ATGATTACTGACTATTCTATCCAAGCCGTCGCAATTAATGCGATTCCCCTGATTTTTGCCATCACGATCCACGAAGCGGCCCATGGCTTTGCTGCACGCAAATTTGGGGATAACACCGCTTACATGCTGGGCCGAGTCAGCTTAAACCCTGCAAAACATATAGACCCCGTCGGTACCATCCTCATCCCCCTAGCTCTAATCCTCACGGGATCACCCTTTTTGGTGGGCTATGCCAAACCGGTACCCGTGAACTTTGGCAGACTTCGTAACCCCAGAATCGATTCCATTTGGGTGGCATTGGCTGGCCCTGGCTCGAATTTCATCCAAGCGCTTATTTGGCTCATTCTGTTAATCGTCTTAGTGGGATTTGGGGTAAATGAGAAATTTTTGATCTCCATGTCGCAGGCCGGCATTACCTGGAATCTAGGTCTGCTGGTCTTCAACCTATTTCCACTGCCACCCCTGGATGGCGGCTGTATTCTGGCAAGCTTGCTACCAGCCCGTCAGTCGATCGCCCTTGGTCGATTGGAGCCTTGGGGGTTCTTTATCGTGCTCGCTTTAGTCTTTACGGGGGTAATTGGGGCTTTATGGATGCAACCCTTGATGAGCTTCTTTGAGTGGCTCATCCTCATGCTGACTACCCCCTTAAGAATGATGTTTTAA
- a CDS encoding tripartite tricarboxylate transporter substrate binding protein, giving the protein MRLIQVISFCLLSIGTVFSSAAIAQSNYPNKPINFIVPYGAGGGADSRSRQVAQKMSVILKQPIIVDNKPGAGGNIGTEYISRAAPDGYTIGMGNFAPMAVNKTLFGNLRYDPETDLTPIVLVEKGPLVLVVNPASPYKTVQDIVSAAKAKPGVLTFSSGGIGGSHQLSAELFEQNAGIDMIHVPYKSGSAGLTDLMAGNVTMMFDQMYSAMPSIKADKLRPIAITSKKRSPLLPNVPSFAEVGYPKVEVLNWQGLIAPKGTPKAIIDKLNAAANEALKDPQLRELMLSQGNEIGGGSPADFAALIKSESQKWSAVVKTANIKPE; this is encoded by the coding sequence ATGCGCCTCATTCAAGTCATCTCTTTTTGCCTGCTTAGCATTGGCACTGTTTTTTCTTCAGCCGCCATTGCGCAAAGTAACTATCCCAACAAGCCCATCAACTTTATTGTTCCTTACGGTGCCGGCGGTGGCGCAGACTCACGCAGCCGTCAAGTAGCACAGAAGATGAGTGTGATTTTGAAGCAGCCGATTATTGTGGATAACAAACCTGGCGCTGGCGGCAATATTGGCACTGAATACATTTCTCGCGCTGCGCCAGATGGATACACCATTGGCATGGGTAACTTTGCTCCTATGGCTGTCAACAAAACACTCTTTGGGAATCTACGCTACGACCCGGAAACAGATCTAACGCCGATCGTTTTGGTTGAAAAAGGCCCATTGGTACTGGTAGTCAATCCAGCCTCACCATACAAGACGGTGCAAGATATTGTGAGTGCTGCAAAAGCTAAACCCGGTGTACTTACATTTTCATCTGGCGGCATTGGCGGTAGCCACCAACTCTCCGCAGAGTTATTTGAACAAAATGCCGGGATCGATATGATTCATGTGCCATATAAGAGCGGTTCAGCAGGATTAACGGACCTCATGGCCGGAAATGTCACCATGATGTTTGATCAAATGTATTCCGCTATGCCCAGCATCAAAGCGGATAAATTACGTCCGATTGCGATCACCAGCAAAAAACGCTCACCCTTACTTCCGAACGTTCCCAGCTTTGCAGAAGTGGGCTACCCCAAGGTTGAGGTTCTGAATTGGCAGGGCTTGATTGCGCCAAAAGGCACACCCAAAGCCATTATTGATAAATTAAATGCAGCGGCAAATGAAGCACTTAAAGATCCTCAGTTACGCGAACTCATGCTATCGCAAGGCAATGAGATTGGCGGAGGAAGTCCCGCAGACTTTGCAGCACTCATTAAATCTGAATCACAAAAATGGAGTGCCGTTGTTAAAACAGCGAATATCAAACCAGAGTAA
- a CDS encoding chromate transporter, which yields MSALLGLFLKLSAFSLVAFGGVNALLPVLFNLAVNQEHWIDVQTFSDYFAIAQAAPGPNFMTVTLLGWHVYGVIGALTATLAIAWPSSILIFYLQRLILGIKDPLKKKSIQYAAAALAIGLVLSSAWQISLQINQSMAAYLLTISTIAITLFTRWHPLYLIAIGGALGMFGFI from the coding sequence ATGAGCGCTCTTCTTGGTCTTTTTCTTAAACTTTCTGCATTCTCTTTGGTTGCATTTGGAGGGGTGAATGCCCTGCTTCCTGTACTCTTTAACCTAGCAGTGAACCAAGAGCACTGGATCGACGTACAAACTTTTTCCGACTATTTCGCTATAGCTCAAGCAGCTCCTGGTCCCAATTTTATGACCGTCACACTATTGGGTTGGCATGTCTACGGAGTTATTGGCGCACTAACTGCAACGCTTGCAATTGCATGGCCCTCTTCAATTTTGATCTTTTACTTACAGCGCCTCATTTTGGGCATTAAAGATCCCCTGAAAAAGAAATCCATTCAGTACGCTGCTGCTGCCCTAGCAATTGGCTTAGTTTTATCTTCTGCTTGGCAAATTTCCTTACAGATCAATCAAAGCATGGCCGCGTATCTATTGACGATAAGCACTATTGCGATTACCTTGTTTACTCGCTGGCATCCACTTTATTTAATAGCCATTGGTGGAGCACTGGGAATGTTTGGTTTTATCTAA
- a CDS encoding chromate transporter, which yields MSGFGGVLPWARRTLVERDKILSSEEFSAMLGICQIVPGPNIVNLAVCVGSRFGGARGAIASVLGLTLGPISIVMLLAVLYEHYSYLESVKGVLRGISAVGVGLIASTGFKMLRDEFRYPAMFIVVIVTILAASYFHLGLGWVVLISSPLALVLAWKKAHTE from the coding sequence ATGTCCGGGTTTGGTGGGGTTTTACCATGGGCCAGAAGAACCCTGGTCGAGCGCGACAAAATTCTGAGCTCCGAAGAATTTAGCGCCATGCTGGGCATCTGCCAAATTGTCCCGGGCCCGAATATTGTTAATCTTGCAGTGTGTGTTGGTTCTCGCTTTGGCGGCGCTAGAGGTGCAATTGCTTCTGTATTGGGCTTAACCTTGGGGCCAATTTCCATCGTCATGTTGCTAGCAGTTTTATATGAACATTACAGCTACCTTGAATCGGTCAAAGGCGTTCTCAGAGGAATCTCTGCCGTAGGAGTTGGTTTAATTGCTTCGACAGGTTTCAAAATGCTCAGGGATGAGTTTCGCTATCCGGCAATGTTTATTGTGGTGATTGTCACCATACTGGCCGCTAGCTATTTTCATCTAGGCCTAGGGTGGGTGGTACTTATCTCTTCACCGCTAGCCTTGGTCTTAGCCTGGAAGAAAGCTCATACAGAATGA